One Brachybacterium aquaticum genomic region harbors:
- the uvrA gene encoding excinuclease ABC subunit UvrA translates to MTDSLVVRGAREHNLKNIDIDIPRDRLVVFSGLSGSGKSSLAFDTIFAEGQRRYVESLSSYARQFLGQMDKPSVDLIEGLSPAVSIDQKSTNRNPRSTVGTITEIYDYLRLLFSRTGEQHCPVCGELVTSSSAEQIVDTLLEEDEGTRFQLLAPVVQGRKGEHTDLLSSLRSQGYARARIDGKNRRLDEEISLDKRYKHTIEVVVDRLAAKPDSRRRLTDSVETALRLAEGILMVDFVDLDEDDPGRTRRFSEKRACPNDHPLAIDDIEPRTFSFNAPYGACPECTGLGQRLEVDLELVIPDEDLSLADGAIAPWAMGSSDHHQEVMAGLAEELAFSMDTPWRALPQRAKEALLHGKDHKVHVKYRNRFGRERTYSTGFEGVMHFLERRHSDTESDWAKDRYEQFMREVPCPACQGARLRPEVLAVTVGGRSIAEVCEMSIRDALAFHDGLELGVREAAIADEVLREIRARLGFLLDVGLDYLSLARAAATLSGGEAQRIRLATQIGSGLVGVLYVLDEPSIGLHQRDNERLIATLERLRDLGNTLIVVEHDEDTLNAADWVVDIGPLAGEHGGRVVHSGTVEALKENPESLTGRYLSGELEIPVPESRRKIDRDRKLTVVAPRANNLTGQDVTFPLGVLTAVTGVSGSGKSSLVNDILYSVLAKELNRARIVPGRHKRVTGLEHLDKVVHVDQSPIGRTPRSNPATYTGVWDRVRTLFAQTTEAKMRGYTAGRFSFNVKGGRCEACSGDGTLKIEMNFLPDVYVQCEVCKGQRYNRETLEVKFKDKNVAEVLDMSIAEALEFFDAVPAIRRQMQTLVDVGLGYVKLGQSATTLSGGEAQRVKLSSELHKRSNGRTVYVLDEPTTGLHFEDVRKLLEVLQGLVDKGNTVIVIEHNLDVIKTADHVIDLGPEGGAGGGKVVATGTPEQVATVEGSYTGRFLAPMLAAGRKGRMSKGGSKGSSKAASKADAKA, encoded by the coding sequence GTGACTGATTCCCTGGTCGTCCGTGGTGCCCGCGAGCACAACCTCAAGAACATCGACATCGACATCCCCCGCGACAGGCTGGTGGTGTTCTCCGGCCTGTCCGGCTCGGGCAAGAGCTCCCTCGCCTTCGACACGATCTTCGCGGAGGGCCAGCGCCGCTACGTCGAGTCCCTCTCGAGCTACGCCCGCCAGTTCCTGGGCCAGATGGACAAGCCCAGCGTCGACCTCATCGAGGGCCTGTCCCCGGCGGTGTCGATCGACCAGAAGTCCACCAACCGCAACCCGCGCTCCACCGTCGGCACGATCACCGAGATCTACGACTACCTGCGCCTGCTCTTCTCCCGCACCGGCGAGCAGCACTGCCCCGTCTGCGGCGAGCTGGTCACCTCCTCCAGCGCCGAGCAGATCGTGGACACCCTCCTCGAGGAGGACGAAGGCACCCGCTTCCAGCTGCTGGCCCCCGTGGTCCAGGGCCGCAAGGGCGAGCACACGGATCTGCTCAGCTCCCTGCGCTCCCAGGGCTATGCCCGCGCGCGGATCGACGGGAAGAACCGGCGTCTGGACGAGGAGATCAGTCTCGACAAGCGCTACAAGCACACCATCGAGGTGGTCGTGGACCGCCTCGCCGCCAAGCCCGACTCCCGCCGCCGCCTCACCGACTCGGTCGAGACCGCGCTGCGCCTGGCCGAGGGCATCCTCATGGTCGACTTCGTGGACCTCGACGAGGACGATCCCGGCCGCACCCGCCGCTTCTCCGAGAAGCGCGCCTGCCCGAACGACCACCCCCTCGCGATCGACGACATCGAGCCGCGCACCTTCTCCTTCAACGCCCCCTACGGCGCCTGCCCCGAGTGCACCGGCCTCGGCCAGCGCCTCGAGGTGGACCTCGAGCTCGTGATCCCCGACGAGGACCTCTCCCTGGCCGACGGCGCGATCGCCCCCTGGGCCATGGGCTCCTCCGACCACCACCAGGAGGTCATGGCGGGCCTCGCCGAGGAGCTCGCCTTCTCCATGGACACCCCCTGGCGGGCGCTGCCGCAGCGCGCCAAGGAGGCGCTGCTGCACGGCAAGGACCACAAGGTCCACGTCAAGTACCGCAACCGCTTCGGCCGCGAGCGCACCTACTCCACCGGCTTCGAGGGCGTGATGCACTTCCTCGAGCGCCGCCACTCGGACACCGAGTCCGACTGGGCCAAGGACCGCTACGAGCAGTTCATGCGCGAGGTGCCCTGCCCCGCGTGCCAGGGTGCGCGCCTGCGCCCCGAGGTCCTCGCCGTCACCGTGGGCGGGCGCTCCATCGCCGAGGTGTGCGAGATGTCCATCCGCGACGCCCTCGCGTTCCACGACGGCCTCGAGCTCGGCGTGCGCGAGGCCGCGATCGCCGACGAGGTGCTGCGCGAGATCCGTGCCCGTCTCGGCTTCCTGCTCGACGTGGGCCTGGACTACCTCTCCCTCGCCCGCGCCGCCGCGACCCTCTCCGGCGGCGAGGCGCAGCGCATCCGCCTCGCCACCCAGATCGGCTCCGGCCTCGTGGGCGTGCTCTACGTGCTCGACGAGCCCTCCATCGGCCTGCACCAGCGCGACAACGAGCGCCTCATCGCCACCCTCGAGCGGCTCCGCGACCTCGGCAACACCCTCATCGTCGTCGAGCACGACGAGGACACCCTCAACGCCGCCGACTGGGTCGTGGACATCGGCCCGCTGGCCGGCGAGCACGGCGGCAGGGTCGTCCACTCCGGCACCGTCGAGGCGCTGAAGGAGAATCCCGAGAGCCTCACCGGCCGCTACCTCTCCGGCGAGCTCGAGATCCCCGTGCCCGAGTCGCGGCGGAAGATCGATCGCGACAGGAAGCTGACCGTCGTCGCCCCGCGCGCCAACAACCTCACCGGCCAGGACGTCACCTTCCCGCTCGGCGTGCTCACCGCCGTCACCGGCGTCTCCGGCTCCGGCAAGTCGTCCCTGGTCAACGACATCCTCTACTCGGTCCTCGCCAAGGAGCTCAACCGCGCCCGCATCGTCCCGGGCCGGCACAAGCGCGTGACGGGCCTGGAGCACCTGGACAAGGTGGTGCACGTGGACCAGTCGCCCATCGGCCGCACCCCGCGCTCCAATCCCGCCACCTACACCGGCGTGTGGGACCGGGTGCGCACCCTGTTCGCCCAGACCACCGAGGCGAAGATGCGCGGCTACACCGCCGGGCGCTTCTCCTTCAACGTCAAGGGCGGGCGCTGCGAGGCCTGCTCCGGCGACGGCACCCTGAAGATCGAGATGAACTTCCTGCCCGACGTGTACGTGCAGTGCGAGGTGTGCAAGGGCCAGCGCTACAACCGCGAGACCCTCGAGGTGAAGTTCAAGGACAAGAACGTCGCCGAGGTGCTGGACATGTCCATCGCCGAGGCGCTCGAGTTCTTCGACGCCGTCCCCGCCATCCGCCGCCAGATGCAGACCCTGGTCGACGTGGGCCTCGGCTACGTCAAGCTCGGCCAGTCCGCGACCACCCTCTCCGGCGGCGAGGCCCAGCGCGTGAAGCTCTCCTCCGAGCTGCACAAGCGCTCCAACGGCCGCACCGTGTACGTCCTCGACGAGCCCACCACGGGCCTGCACTTCGAGGACGTCCGCAAGCTCCTCGAGGTGCTGCAGGGCCTGGTCGACAAGGGCAACACCGTCATCGTCATCGAGCACAACCTCGACGTCATCAAGACCGCGGACCACGTCATCGACCTCGGTCCCGAGGGCGGCGCGGGCGGCGGGAAGGTCGTCGCCACCGGCACCCCCGAGCAGGTCGCGACGGTGGAGGGCTCCTACACCGGGCGCTTCCTCGCCCCGATGCTCGCGGCCGGGCGGAAGGGCCGCATGTCGAAGGGCGGCTCGAAGGGCTCCTCGAAGGCGGCGTCGAAGGCCGACGCGAAGGCCTGA
- a CDS encoding MBL fold metallo-hydrolase produces MADHEYTGHVEPGGEPAVRDFEHLQVRKLSVGPMDNNAYLLTCRSTGAQLLIDAAADPDALRRMIAEGAEHNWLDVILTTHSHHDHVGALAEMITATGARTAAGAEDAKEIAEKIDLPLAHGDVIEFGEQRVEIIHLRGHTPGSVAVLWRGGEEGDHLFTGDSLFPGGVGNTDRDPQRFAQLIDDVEQRIFDRLDDATWVYPGHGDDTTLGAERASVPAWRERGW; encoded by the coding sequence ATGGCTGATCACGAGTACACCGGACACGTCGAGCCGGGCGGCGAGCCCGCCGTGCGCGACTTCGAGCACCTGCAGGTCCGCAAGCTGTCCGTCGGGCCGATGGACAACAACGCTTACCTGCTGACCTGTCGGTCGACCGGCGCCCAGCTGCTGATCGACGCGGCCGCGGACCCCGACGCCCTGCGCCGGATGATCGCGGAGGGCGCAGAGCACAACTGGCTGGACGTCATCCTCACCACCCACAGCCACCACGACCACGTGGGGGCGCTGGCGGAGATGATCACGGCGACCGGCGCCCGCACCGCCGCCGGTGCGGAGGACGCGAAGGAGATCGCGGAGAAGATCGACCTGCCCCTCGCCCACGGCGACGTGATCGAGTTCGGCGAGCAGCGGGTGGAGATCATCCACCTGCGCGGCCACACCCCCGGCTCGGTGGCGGTGCTGTGGCGCGGCGGCGAAGAGGGCGACCACCTCTTCACCGGTGACTCCCTCTTCCCCGGCGGGGTGGGCAACACCGACCGGGACCCGCAGCGCTTCGCGCAGCTGATCGACGACGTCGAGCAACGGATCTTCGACCGGCTGGACGATGCGACCTGGGTGTACCCGGGCCACGGCGACGACACCACGCTCGGGGCCGAGCGGGCCTCCGTCCCGGCCTGGCGCGAGCGGGGCTGGTGA
- a CDS encoding bifunctional 3'-5' exonuclease/DNA polymerase, with product MTSPPPGTATPAPARCVLGRGAGGAVVLREVAADGSVLDERTFTLDALPALVAELEAAHRPRWVWSDAAAWYPRLLAAGVTLERCHDLRLVHRILRHSELVTEPGPLRERRDWDTPLEPEEPRRDLGATLFDLDARPSAAHGVPDGIEETGAELERQLSAIAGAEDPGRLRLLLAAESAGALIAAELQAAGIPWDVAEHDRILTEALGPRSSPGTLPAQMVQVAAEVRTALEDPTVSLDSPPQLLRALHRAGIDVSSTSQWELQKHEHPAIEPLLRYKKMSRLLTANGWTWLDEWVREGRYRPVYVPGGVVTGRWASSGGGALQIPRRLRPALRADPGWLLVSADVSQLEPRVLAAMSRDAAMIEAGAGKDLYSGIVEAGVVTSRPEAKVGVLGALYGGTTGDSGRVVPRLRRTFPDAMALVDGAAATGERGGTVTTWLGRSSPAPEAAWTAAQRSANGPDAGAGEQERARRAARDRGRFTRNFVVQGTAAEWALSWMAALRLRLAQLPEAALEERAEPSGPVFSRRAHLAFFLHDEVIVHAPAGQAKAAAAAIRESADAAGRLLFPGSPIDFPLDLAITERSAEK from the coding sequence GTGACCTCGCCCCCGCCGGGCACCGCCACGCCCGCCCCGGCGCGGTGCGTGCTCGGTCGCGGGGCGGGCGGAGCAGTCGTGCTGCGCGAGGTCGCGGCCGACGGCTCCGTCCTCGACGAGCGGACCTTCACCCTCGACGCGCTCCCCGCCCTCGTCGCCGAGCTCGAGGCCGCGCACCGGCCGCGCTGGGTATGGAGCGACGCCGCCGCCTGGTACCCGCGCCTGCTCGCAGCCGGGGTGACGCTCGAGCGCTGCCACGACCTGCGCCTGGTGCACCGGATCCTGCGCCATTCCGAGCTGGTGACGGAGCCCGGTCCTCTGCGAGAGCGCAGAGACTGGGACACCCCGCTCGAGCCGGAGGAGCCGCGGCGCGACCTCGGCGCGACACTCTTCGACCTCGACGCCCGACCGTCGGCCGCCCACGGCGTGCCCGACGGGATCGAGGAGACCGGGGCGGAGCTCGAGCGGCAGCTCTCGGCGATCGCGGGCGCCGAGGACCCGGGGCGGCTGCGGCTGCTGCTCGCGGCGGAGTCGGCCGGCGCGCTGATCGCGGCCGAGCTGCAGGCGGCGGGGATCCCCTGGGACGTGGCCGAGCACGACCGCATCCTCACCGAGGCCCTGGGGCCGCGCTCCTCCCCCGGGACGCTCCCCGCGCAGATGGTGCAGGTCGCCGCCGAGGTGCGCACCGCTCTCGAGGACCCGACCGTGTCGCTGGACTCGCCGCCACAGCTGCTGCGCGCCCTGCACCGCGCCGGCATCGACGTCTCCTCCACCTCGCAGTGGGAGCTGCAGAAGCACGAGCATCCGGCGATCGAGCCGCTGCTGCGGTACAAGAAGATGTCCCGCCTGCTGACCGCCAACGGCTGGACGTGGCTGGACGAGTGGGTCCGGGAGGGCCGCTACCGGCCCGTCTACGTGCCGGGCGGCGTGGTCACCGGGCGCTGGGCCTCCAGCGGCGGCGGGGCGCTGCAGATCCCGCGCCGGCTGCGGCCCGCGCTCCGTGCCGATCCTGGCTGGCTGCTGGTCAGCGCAGACGTCTCCCAGCTCGAGCCGCGGGTGCTCGCCGCCATGTCCCGCGACGCGGCGATGATCGAGGCGGGGGCCGGGAAGGATCTCTACTCCGGCATCGTCGAGGCAGGGGTGGTCACGAGCCGGCCGGAGGCGAAGGTCGGGGTGCTCGGCGCGCTGTACGGCGGGACCACCGGGGACAGCGGCCGGGTGGTGCCGCGGCTGCGCCGGACCTTCCCGGACGCGATGGCCCTGGTCGACGGGGCGGCCGCGACCGGCGAGCGGGGCGGGACGGTGACGACCTGGCTGGGGCGCTCCTCCCCCGCCCCGGAGGCGGCCTGGACCGCCGCGCAACGAAGCGCCAACGGACCCGACGCGGGGGCCGGTGAGCAGGAGCGCGCCCGGCGCGCGGCCCGGGATCGCGGGCGGTTCACCCGCAACTTCGTCGTGCAGGGCACCGCGGCCGAGTGGGCGCTGTCCTGGATGGCGGCGCTGCGGCTGCGGCTCGCGCAGCTGCCCGAGGCCGCGCTCGAGGAGCGGGCCGAGCCCTCGGGGCCGGTGTTCTCCCGCCGCGCGCACCTGGCGTTCTTCCTGCACGACGAGGTGATCGTGCACGCCCCTGCCGGTCAGGCGAAGGCCGCGGCCGCCGCCATCCGCGAGAGCGCCGACGCGGCCGGGCGACTGCTGTTCCCCGGCAGTCCGATCGACTTTCCGCTGGACCTCGCGATCACGGAGCGCTCGGCGGAGAAGTGA
- a CDS encoding pyrimidine dimer DNA glycosylase/endonuclease V, which yields MRLWSLHPRHLDRQGLTGCWRESLLAQAVLAGRTRGYRSHPQLERFRAQPAPLDAVGTYLEVLAREATARGYRFDLSRIDRRPEELTGHAPTDAAAGVPRIPVTRGQVDLEWRHLLAKLAQRSPGSEALTAAHSAPTVHPLFTVVPGPVESWERATDPEG from the coding sequence ATGCGCCTCTGGTCACTGCACCCCCGCCACCTCGACCGCCAGGGTCTCACGGGCTGCTGGCGGGAATCGCTGCTGGCGCAGGCCGTGCTCGCCGGGCGCACTCGCGGGTACCGCTCCCATCCGCAGCTCGAACGGTTCCGGGCCCAGCCCGCCCCGCTCGATGCCGTGGGCACCTACCTCGAGGTGCTCGCGCGGGAGGCGACCGCTCGCGGCTACCGCTTCGACCTCTCGCGGATCGACCGCCGCCCCGAGGAGCTCACCGGCCACGCGCCGACGGATGCCGCGGCCGGCGTGCCACGGATCCCCGTGACCCGGGGACAGGTCGACCTGGAATGGCGCCATCTGCTCGCCAAGCTCGCGCAGCGCAGTCCCGGGAGCGAGGCGCTCACCGCAGCGCATTCCGCGCCGACGGTGCATCCGCTGTTCACCGTGGTGCCGGGTCCGGTCGAGAGCTGGGAGCGGGCGACGGATCCGGAGGGCTGA